The Prionailurus bengalensis isolate Pbe53 chromosome E2, Fcat_Pben_1.1_paternal_pri, whole genome shotgun sequence region CTACCCTTATAGTAAGGACTGAAAGAGACTCCACATGTGCAGACAAAAAGATCGCAACCACACCAGAGACGCATAGCGCTTACTGTATGCTGTGCATTGTTCAGTGCCCTGTTTGGGTAACCGGACTGAGTCTTTGCAGCAACTCTGTAAGGTGCTATGATTATGCTTACTCCactgaggaggaaactgaggtacaaagagATCAACAGCAGGGAATAGGTAGGGCTAAGAAGAGTTTAACTCCACAGCCTAGCTTTTAACTACTCAAGTATCCTATTGGATGGTGATACATGAGAACTTTGCAATTTGATAGGCAGTGTCACCTGGTTAGGAGTACAGACACATGTCAGACTGCCTGGatttaaatcctagctctgctaCCTAAGCAGTCACCAAGGCCTCCTGTCTTAGTTCTTGCCTCTGTAAATGGGGCAAATGGCAGTGCTAACCCCATGGAGCTGCTGTGCAGATGAAAGCTGTGAACATGCTTAAAGCTGActcagcacacagtaggcactgtGTCAGCACTGAGTGTTTGTGATTTCTTCTGGAGGCTGATGGCCCTGGGAATGGGCAGGAATGCCACTTGTGAAGGCAAGGCCTTACCCTGGGTGGATGGTCCTGGGGGCAGGCTGGTCTTCATGTGGAGCAGATCCCAGGACCGGAGACTCTGCTGGTCCTGGAGAAACAGAAGTTCCTGACGAAGACAGGCAGCCTTTGGGAGGagcagttctggagcctggagggagggggaaggacagtcattttgggagggggaaggacagtCATTTTGGGAGGGGGTAGGAGTGGGAAGACAGGTCCTGGGGACAGAAACTCACCTTCCCTGCAGGCAGCCCCAATCTGTGGCTCAGCACTATGAGGCTGGAGCTCCTTGGGGACGTGGGATGCAGCTGGTAGATGGATGGCAGGACCGTGGGCAGGGGCTGTAACCTGGAGGGAAAGTCCAGGTTGGGTGGGGCACTGGGAGGAGGCTTGGGTCCCAGAGGTTCCGGGGGCTGAGAGGTGGGCTCAGGAGGCCCAGGAACTTGGAGGTGGGTCTGGGGACTAGGATTCCAGAGTTAGGACTGAGGACTTGTGGGCGAGGTCTGGCAGGTTGGGAACACTGTGGGCCTGGGATTATTTTTTTGGAGTAGAATCAGGGAGTGATAGTCATCGGTGGGAGGGGATATAAGGGGTGGCTCCAGTCTTACCCTCCAGGGCTGTGCCGAAGCAAGGTGTCCAACAGAAGGTGGGGAAGATGCCGGGCTTCCTCCTCCAGACAATGAAGCAGTTTCTGGGACTGTGGTGCCACCGCTTCAGATGTGGGGACCACTTTTCGCTGAAGCAGAGCCAGTACCTGTGGGGAAGGACAGGGATGGGAAGGGCAGCCTGGAGCCACCCAGCCCCATCTGTAGGAGCCCTAGCCCTACCCAGACCTTGCCTCAACTCCCGTCTCACCTCTGCAGGGCTCCGGCACAGGCGCGTCTTGCTGGCTGAGTTGCCTTTGATGAGCAGGCGGATCTgttcctgtgtctcctcctggGTAACCATGAGGCCACTGAGATGGGCTGCTTTTACTTCCTACCTCCCAGCTTCTGGCCCTGCCTGCCCCTTTGTACAGGTCCTGCTTCCTCTTGGAAGACTCAtcctgggcccctccccaccaccagaGGCCCAGTTCTGGATCCTAAGGCTCCcagcctctctctggccctccatgCAGCACTGCCACTTCCCCTGAGGCCCGCCTCTCACCACCAGCCGGCGCCAGTGCAGGATCCGTTGCTGTTTGGCCTGTAGCTCCTGTAGCAGAAGCTGCCGGCGCCCAGccacctcctccagctcctggctctgagcacGCAGGGCCTTGAGCTCTGCCCACAGGCCACAGGCTCGGAGTCCCAGCATCAATGCCTGCCTGGGGCGCAAGCAGaagagggcaagggagaggaAGGTGACTAAGACTCATAGTGGAAGAGGGAAATCAGATCTATGAGGATGCACAAGGAGCCACAAACACGGAGACAAACCAGAAGAGCAGGGAGGCAGAACTGGGAGCCACAGGGGCAGAAAAAGTCCAGTATTCTGAGACTTCTGGGAGAGAGATGGCCTAGAGTCTCTGCTGAGAGAGCCCCCTCACCTCTCGCTGGATTCCAGGGCACATTTCTTCACCTCCTCCATCAGGCCTTGGAGGCGCTGGGTCAGGATTTGATGCTCCTTCAGCAGGGGGCCCCGCTGTGCAATCAGCATACCCACGTCCCGCCAGCCCTCCTGGGGCAGGGGTATAAAGTCAGGGTGGGTATGAtccctgggggtgaggggatTAACTGGGGCTTGGGATGGGAAGGAGATGGAATCCTGGGAAGGATGCCTGGGGGTCACCTGGATGAGATGGACCATGGACGGCAGGGCCCGGCTGGAGTCTGGCTGGTCTGGTGCCTGGGACCTGGAGGTGGGATAAAACTGCTGAGGGAGGagccctctccccttcctgagTTCTCAGGGATGGCCAATGTCAGCCCACCTGCCAGACTGATCATTGGGTTTCAGCTCCATCCCCATCAGCAGGTGACTGTGCTTGGCCCTGAGTCTTCTGGCTTAGCCatcccctggccctgccccaccctcaGGAGCACTCCACTTCACACCTGGTTATCTCCGTATCTTGGAGCCCATCTGGACTGCACAGGGACCGAATCTCTGCCTCCCGCTcctcagccaggtgctccaaggaGGCCAGGATGTGGCCCGGAGGATGGTTTGTCAGTAGTGTCTAGTGGGGGGAAGGGTAAAGTAGGGCTAGATGGGTGTAGGGCTGTGAGCTAGGACCCATGGTGATGAGGCAGGGATCAAGAGTTAGGTTCTGGCACCCTGAGGTTCGCTCATGGGGCAGAAGGTGTGGCCTTTCCTGAAAGCCCCCCTCACCTCCACTGAGCTAAGCCACTGCTGGTAGGAAGCTCCAAAGTGGTCATCTCGAGGGGTTCTGCAAGGttagggaaggggacagagaatatTACAAGATCATG contains the following coding sequences:
- the HAUS5 gene encoding HAUS augmin-like complex subunit 5 isoform X2, translated to MEQETEAQDMAMEQALQSIQDTQRRALLLRAQAGAMRRQQRGLQDPMQRLQNQLKRLQDIERKATVDITFRPLSSASLGLEPVVLGDVRTACTLRTQFLQNLLVPQAKGGSILTPRDDHFGASYQQWLSSVETLLTNHPPGHILASLEHLAEEREAEIRSLCSPDGLQDTEITRSQAPDQPDSSRALPSMVHLIQEGWRDVGMLIAQRGPLLKEHQILTQRLQGLMEEVKKCALESSERQALMLGLRACGLWAELKALRAQSQELEEVAGRRQLLLQELQAKQQRILHWRRLVEETQEQIRLLIKGNSASKTRLCRSPAEVLALLQRKVVPTSEAVAPQSQKLLHCLEEEARHLPHLLLDTLLRHSPGGLQPLPTVLPSIYQLHPTSPRSSSLIVLSHRLGLPAGKAPELLLPKAACLRQELLFLQDQQSLRSWDLLHMKTSLPPGPSTQELLQIRAAREKEQKENLGQALKQLENLLKQALERIPELQGVVGDWWEQPGQAALSGELCQGLSLPQWRLRWVQAQGILQQLCR
- the HAUS5 gene encoding HAUS augmin-like complex subunit 5 isoform X1; the protein is MELVQEARELGCWAAEEMGAPAAARAPESTLRRLCLGQGADIWAYVLRHVHSQRNVKKIRGNLLWYGHQDSPEARRKLELEATVARLRAEIQELDQSLELMEQETEAQDMAMEQALQSIQDTQRRALLLRAQAGAMRRQQRGLQDPMQRLQNQLKRLQDIERKATVDITFRPLSSASLGLEPVVLGDVRTACTLRTQFLQNLLVPQAKGGSILTPRDDHFGASYQQWLSSVETLLTNHPPGHILASLEHLAEEREAEIRSLCSPDGLQDTEITRSQAPDQPDSSRALPSMVHLIQEGWRDVGMLIAQRGPLLKEHQILTQRLQGLMEEVKKCALESSERQALMLGLRACGLWAELKALRAQSQELEEVAGRRQLLLQELQAKQQRILHWRRLVEETQEQIRLLIKGNSASKTRLCRSPAEVLALLQRKVVPTSEAVAPQSQKLLHCLEEEARHLPHLLLDTLLRHSPGGLQPLPTVLPSIYQLHPTSPRSSSLIVLSHRLGLPAGKAPELLLPKAACLRQELLFLQDQQSLRSWDLLHMKTSLPPGPSTQELLQIRAAREKEQKENLGQALKQLENLLKQALERIPELQGVVGDWWEQPGQAALSGELCQGLSLPQWRLRWVQAQGILQQLCR